From the Oleiharenicola lentus genome, one window contains:
- the soxR gene encoding redox-sensitive transcriptional activator SoxR, giving the protein MPAKRSSCTDCVRELGVGEIARRSGVAVSAIHFYETKGLLYSWRNAANQRRYPREALRRVSLIKVAQRLGIPLAAIKAALDALPRGRTPTEADWRKLSARWQADLARRITELTRLRDQLGECIGCGCLSLQSCPLRNPGDQLARRGPGPHLLACKTKD; this is encoded by the coding sequence ATGCCCGCCAAAAGAAGCTCCTGCACCGACTGCGTCCGTGAACTCGGGGTCGGCGAGATCGCCCGCCGCAGCGGCGTCGCTGTCTCTGCCATCCACTTCTACGAGACCAAGGGTCTGCTCTACAGCTGGCGCAACGCCGCCAACCAGCGCCGCTACCCGCGCGAAGCCCTGCGGCGCGTGTCGCTCATCAAGGTTGCGCAGCGCCTCGGTATTCCGCTCGCCGCCATCAAGGCCGCGCTCGACGCCCTGCCGCGCGGTCGCACCCCCACCGAGGCCGACTGGCGCAAACTCTCCGCCCGTTGGCAGGCCGACCTCGCCCGTCGCATCACGGAACTGACGCGCCTGCGCGACCAGCTCGGCGAGTGCATCGGCTGTGGCTGCCTCTCGCTGCAATCCTGCCCGCTCCGCAATCCCGGCGACCAGCTCGCCCGCCGCGGCCCCGGCCCGCACCTGCTGGCCTGCAAGACGAAGGACTGA
- a CDS encoding MFS transporter, translating into MDQRRASLLLLLIIYLGYISLGLPDGTLGVAWPAIYPELNLPIGLAGTIITIGTILTGSAGFASGWIIAKFRTGPVVFVSGLLTAGGMFILSQAEGALWLYAASVPLGIGAGAVDAGLNGYVARHYSGRHMNWLHACWGIGATSGPFFIGWALGSGHGWRAGYLLISGVQAALAVLFLLTLGLWNKVPERSFADHHAAGGKVPTMPANSFAGWLSPFIFALYVAAESTIGVWAGTVLVVRRGFAPETAALCVAGFFGALTAGRIGVGFVIEHWGNRRTIAIGAGVAAIGIAGFAFAAVVPAAVFTLALVGLGMAPIYPALMHEVPRRFAPAAVQTVIGRQSGSAAFGAAVVPAVAGWFAQHSISTVPWIAFVVWLGMMACIRHLNRIT; encoded by the coding sequence GTGGACCAACGTCGCGCTTCGCTTCTCCTGCTGCTGATCATCTACCTCGGCTATATCAGCCTCGGGTTGCCCGACGGCACGCTGGGCGTGGCGTGGCCGGCGATTTATCCGGAGCTGAACCTGCCGATCGGTCTCGCAGGCACGATCATCACCATCGGCACGATCCTGACCGGCTCGGCAGGATTCGCGAGCGGGTGGATCATTGCGAAGTTTCGCACGGGGCCGGTGGTGTTTGTGAGCGGGCTGCTCACGGCCGGTGGCATGTTCATCCTGTCGCAGGCCGAGGGCGCGCTGTGGCTTTATGCGGCGTCGGTGCCGCTGGGCATCGGCGCCGGCGCGGTGGACGCCGGACTCAATGGCTACGTGGCGCGCCACTACAGCGGCCGGCACATGAACTGGCTGCACGCGTGTTGGGGCATCGGCGCGACGAGCGGGCCGTTTTTCATCGGCTGGGCGCTCGGATCGGGCCACGGCTGGCGCGCCGGCTACCTGCTCATCAGCGGCGTGCAGGCCGCGCTGGCGGTGCTCTTTCTGCTCACGCTCGGCCTGTGGAACAAGGTGCCGGAGCGGAGCTTTGCGGACCATCACGCCGCGGGCGGCAAGGTGCCGACGATGCCGGCCAACTCTTTTGCCGGCTGGCTGTCGCCCTTCATTTTCGCGCTGTATGTCGCCGCCGAGTCCACGATCGGCGTGTGGGCGGGCACGGTGCTGGTGGTGCGGCGCGGCTTTGCGCCGGAGACGGCGGCGCTGTGCGTGGCGGGGTTCTTCGGCGCGCTGACGGCCGGGCGCATCGGCGTGGGCTTCGTGATCGAGCACTGGGGCAACCGCCGGACCATCGCGATCGGCGCGGGGGTTGCCGCGATCGGCATCGCGGGCTTCGCCTTTGCGGCGGTGGTGCCGGCGGCCGTGTTCACGCTCGCGCTGGTCGGCTTGGGCATGGCGCCGATTTATCCCGCGCTCATGCACGAGGTGCCGCGGCGGTTTGCGCCGGCCGCGGTGCAGACCGTCATCGGGCGCCAGTCGGGCAGCGCGGCTTTCGGCGCGGCGGTGGTGCCGGCCGTGGCCGGTTGGTTCGCGCAGCATTCCATTTCGACCGTGCCGTGGATTGCGTTCGTCGTGTGGCTGGGCATGATGGCCTGCATCCGGCACCTGAACCGGATCACCTGA
- a CDS encoding NADPH-dependent FMN reductase has translation MILILSTSLNPDSKSRLLAHEAARVLAAEGVAAEVLDLREHPLPLCDGGSAYADPEVGRVQARLAAADALIVATPIYNYDGSAALKNLIELTGSAWENKPVAFLCAAGGKSSYMSVMALANSLMLDFRCLIVPRFVYAEAEDFADDRVSNPEQVRRVEQLTRATVRLTKLPPA, from the coding sequence ATGATCCTGATCCTCTCCACCAGCCTGAATCCCGACAGCAAGAGCCGCCTGCTGGCGCACGAAGCCGCCCGCGTGCTCGCGGCCGAAGGCGTCGCCGCCGAGGTGCTCGACCTGCGCGAGCATCCGTTGCCGCTGTGCGACGGCGGGTCCGCCTACGCCGATCCCGAAGTAGGGCGGGTGCAAGCCCGTCTCGCTGCGGCCGACGCGCTCATCGTGGCCACGCCGATCTACAACTACGACGGCAGCGCCGCGCTGAAGAACCTCATCGAGCTGACCGGCTCGGCGTGGGAGAACAAGCCGGTCGCGTTTCTTTGTGCGGCCGGCGGCAAGTCGAGCTACATGTCGGTGATGGCGCTGGCGAACAGCCTGATGCTGGATTTCCGCTGCCTGATCGTGCCGCGTTTTGTCTATGCGGAGGCGGAAGACTTCGCCGACGATCGGGTGAGCAATCCCGAGCAGGTTCGCCGCGTCGAGCAACTGACCCGGGCGACGGTCCGCCTGACGAAGCTGCCGCCAGCCTGA